The window ACAGGAAGTCGCGATGGTGCGCAAGGCATGGCGCGACGGGTTCTTCGTCGTCCCCGGCCTGCGTCCCACCGGCGCAAAGAACGGCGGCGGAGCGGGCGACCAGAAACGCGTCGTCACCCCGCGCGCCGCGCGCGACAGCGGCGCGAGCGTGCTGGTGATCGGCCGCCCGATCAGCCGCGCCGACGACCCTGTCGCTGCCGCCCGCGCAATCGAGGCGACGCTTTGATCCGCATCGCCGCGGCAACTCTGGCCGACGCACCTGCGCTTAAAGACCTGCTCGAAACCGCCTATCGCGGCGATTCGGCGCGGGCCGGCTGGAATCACGAGGCCGATATCCTCGACGATGAGCGCATCGGTGCTGACGAGCTTGCCGCACTGCTCTGCGATCCGGCGGTTACGATCCTGACCGCGCGCGAAGGCGAAAACCTCATCGGTTGCGTCGCGGTGACGCGCAAACACGCTGGCCTTGCCTATCTCGGGATGCTGTGCGTGCGGCCGACGCTGCAATCTTCGGGCATTGGCCGGAAGCTGCTCGACGCGGCGGAAGACCTTGCCCAGCGGGAGGCGATCGCGGCGATGGAGATGACCGTGATCGACGGGCGCGATGCGTTGATCGCGTGGTATGAACGGCGCGGCTATGCCCGCACCGGCGAAACGCGGCCCTTCCCCGTGCTGCGCGATCCGCCGATTACCTTCGTGGTGCTGGAAAAGCCGCTCGTGCGCGCCTAAGTGCGCTCGCGATGCCGACGCTTGTCAAGATTTGCGGGATTTCCACGAGCGAAACGCTCGCCGCCGCGATTCGTTCGGGCGCGAGCCATGTCGGCTTTGTCCATTTCGCCAAAAGCCCGCGCCATCTGGCGCTTGGCGCAATCGCGATGCTGCGGCGGCAGGTGCCCGATCATGTGAAAGCCGTTTTGCTGCTGGTGAACCCCGACGCGCCGTTGCTGGACGAAGCCGTGCGCATTGTCGCGCCCGATGTGGTCCAGTTTCACGGCGGCGAAAGTCCCGAAACGCTCGTCCGCTTCCGCGCCGAAACCGGGATTGAGGCGTGGCGCGCGATGGCGGTGAAGGATGCGCCGAGCCTTGCCGAAGTTGCCGCCTTCCGGGGCGCGGCGGATCGCGTGCTGCTCGATGCGCCAGCCTCCGCGCTGCCCGGCGGAAACGGCACCCGTTTCGACTGGAGCCTGCTTGCAGGATGGCAGGCACCGCTGGCTTGGGGGCTCGCCGGCGGGCTCACCCCCGCCAATGTCGCCGAGGCGATCCGGCTGACCGGCGCGCCTCTGGTGGATACTTCCTCGGGGGTCGAGCGTTCCCCCGGTATCAAGGACGTGGACAAGATCGCGGCCTTCTGCAAAGCGACCCGGATATGAACACACCTCTCAATTCCTTCCGCAACCAGCCTGACGACCGCGGCCATTTCGGCCAGTTCGGCGGGCGCTATGTCGCCGAGACGCTGATGCCGCTGGTGCTCGATCTCGAGCGCGAATACCGGAAAGCGCAGGCCGATCCGGCGTTTCAGGCCGAGTTCGACGACCTGCTCGAACATTACGTGGGCCGCCCCTCGCCGCTCTATTTCGCGCCGCGACTGACCGAGGAATTGGGCGGCGCGCAGGTGTGGTTCAAGCGCGACGAATTGAATCACACCGGCGCGCACAAGATCAACAACTGCATCGGCCAGATCCTGCTCGCGATCCGGATGGGCAAGACCCGCATCATCGCCGAAACCGGCGCGGGGCAACACGGCGTCGCCACCGCGACGGTGTGCGCGCGCTTCGGCCTGCCTTGCGTGATCTACATGGGCGCCGAGGACGTGAAGCGGCAATCGCCCAACGTCTTCCGCATGAAGCTGCTGGGCGCCGAAGTCGTGCCGGTCACCAGCGGCGGCGCGACCTTGAAGGACGCGATGAACGAGGGCCTGCGCGATTGGGTCGCGAATGTACACGACACTTTCTACATCATTGGCACCGCAGCCGGCCCGCACCCCTACCCCGAGCTGGTGCGCGATTTCCAGAGCGTGATCGGCAAGGAAGCGCGTGCGCAGCTGCTCGAGCGCACCGGACGCCTGCCCGATCTGCTGGTGGCGGCAATCGGCGGCGGATCGAATGCGCTGGGGCTGTTCCATCCCTTCCTCGATGATCCGAGCGTGAAGATGCTCGGCGTGGAAGCGGCGGGCCACGGCCTCGACGGCAACGAGCACGCCGCGAGCCTGCTGGGCGGCGTTCCCGGCGTGCTGCACGGCAACCGCACCTATCTGCTGCAGGACGAGGACGGCCAGATCACCGAAGGCCACTCAATCAGCGCTGGCCTCGACTACCCCGGCATCGGGCCGGAGCACGCGTGGCTCAAGGAAAGCGGCCGCGTCGATTACACCGCAGTCACCGACGAGGAGGCTTTGGACGCCTTCCAGCTGCTGTGCGCGACCGAGGGGATCATCCCCGCCCTCGAACCCTCGCACGCTATTGCAGCGGTGAAGAAGGTTGCGCCGACGATGCCGAAAGACAGCATCATCCTCGCCAACCTGTGCGGGCGCGGCGACAAGGACATCTTCACAGTGGCTGAGAGGCTCGGAGTCGAACTTTGAAGGCAGCCGGCTGGATCCTCACTTGCCTTGGCTTCGCTTTGGCGTTCGTGTGGAATTTCCTTGCGCAGGATAATGTCGGTCTGATGGCAGTCAGCGCTCTCCTGATATTTGCCGGGATGTTGCTGCTTGCCGTCAATGCCACGATGCGAATGTCACGCGGGGAACTCCGGCTTCGGCCTATCGAGGCTGTCAAACGATGGCCGATCATTTTTCTGGTGATGGTGGGGGTGTACGCCTTGGCCCATGTCATCTTTCCGGAAATGGAAATTCGCTGGACTGAAACACTGATCAAATGCTCCATCGCTTCTTTGGCGATGGCGCTCTACTTCAGCGCATATCGAAAGCTTGCATGACCCGCCTCTCAACCACCTTCGCCGCCCCCCGCCCCGCGCTCGTCTGCTTCATCACCGCAGGCGACGGGGACACCGCGGCCAATCTCGATGCGCTGGTCGAAGCCGGTGCGGATGTGATCGAGCTCGGCATGCCCTTCACCGATCCCATGGCCGATGGCCCCGCGATCCAGAGCGCCAACCTGCGCAGCCTCGGCGCGGGCACGACCACGGCGGACGTGCTGCACTACGCCACGGAATTCCGCGTCCGGCACCCCAACGTGCCTCTGGTGCTGATGGGCTATGCCAACCCGATGGTCCGCCGCGGTCCCGAGTGGTTCGCCGAAGCCGCTGCCGCCGCTGGCGTTGACGGCGTCATCTGCGTCGACATTCCGCCCGAGGAGGACGACGCGCTCGGCCCGGCCCTGCGGGCCAAGGGCATCGCCCCGATCCGCCTCGCCACCCCCACCACCGACGCCGCGCGCCTGCCGCACGTGCTCGCAGGCTCGCAAGGTTTCCTCTACTACGTCTCGGTCGCCGGAATCACCGGCAAGCAGCAGGCGCAGATCGCCAGCATCGAAGCCAATGTCGCGCGGATCAAGCAAGCGACCGACATCCCCGTCGCGGTCGGCTTCGGCGTGCGCACGCCCGAGCAGGCCGCCGACATCGCGCGCGTTGCCGATGGCGTTGTCGTCGGCTCGGCGCTGGTGGAAATCTGCGCCGAGTATGGCGCCAATGCGCCCGCCAAGCTAAAGGAGCTGACCGCGGCTCTCGCTCACGCGGTCCACACCGCACGACAGGACTAACGCCCATGAACTGGTTCAACCGCGTCCGCAATTCGCTCGGCTTCTCGCCCGACAAGAAGACCACCGAGAAGGATCTGTGGATCAAGTGCCCCTCGTGCCAGGAGATGCTGTTCGTCGCGGATTACGAGGCGAACCTCTCGGTCTGCCCGAAGTGCGAGCATCACGGACGGATCGGTGCCGATGCGCGGCTGGCGCTGCTGCTCGATGCCGGGTTCGAGGTTTTGCCGCTGCCGCGCGTCACCGAAGACCCGCTGCAGTTCAAGGACACCAAGAAATACACCGACCGCCTCAAGGCCGCGCGCGCCGCGAACCCGCATCATGATGCCTTCGTGGTCGGCTCGGGCCATATCGACGCCAAGCCTGCGGTGGTCGGAGTGCAGGATTTCAGCTTCATGGGCGGCTCGATGGGCATGGCCGTGGGTCAGGCCTTCTGCAACGGCGCGCAAAAGGCGCTGGATCGCGGCTGCGCCTATGTCGTGGTGACCGCGGCGGGCGGCGCGCGGATGCAGGAGGGCATCCTCAGCCTGATGCAGATGCCCCGCGCCACTGTGATGACGCGGCGGCTGAAGGCGGCGGGCCTGCCCTATATCGTCGTGCTGACCGATCCCACCACCGGCGGCGTGACCGCAAGCTACGCGATGCTCGGCGATATCCACATTGCCGAACCCGGCGCCCTGATCGGCTTTGCCGGCCAGCGCGTGATCCAGGACACGATCCGCGAACAGCTGCCCGAAGGTTTCCAGCGCGCCGAATATCTGCACAAGCACGGCATGGTCGACATGGTGGTGAATCGCCACGATCTGAAGGCTACGCTGGGCCAGGTGCTCGATTTCCTCAGCCCGGTGAAAGCGGCGTAACCGCATCCCATGCGTGACTTCGGCCGGTCGGACGACGCGCGCGTTCAGGCCCAGCTCGATCGCCTTGCCGCGCTGAGCCTGCCGCAAGGACGGCTTGGGCTGGAGACGATCGCTGCGCTGATGGAGCGGCTGGGCAACCCGCACCATCGCCTGCCCCCGGTGTTCCATGTCGCGGGCACCAACGGCAAGGGGTCGACCTGCGCCTTCCTGCGCGCGATGCTGGAGGCGCAGGGCTACCGCGTCCACGTCACCACCTCGCCCCACCTCGTGCGCTATAACGAGCGTATCCGCTTGGCGGGCGAATTGATCGACGATGCGCTGCTCGCCGAGGTGCTGGCCGAAGTGCTCGACGCAGGCGAAGACCTCGCCCCCAGCTTCTTCGAAGTCACCATCGCCGCCGCGTTCGTCGCCTTTGCCCGCGTGCCAGCGGATGCCTGCGTGGTCGAAGTCGGCCTTGGCGGGCGCTTCGATGCGACCAACGTGCTCGAACCCGAGGCGCTCGCCGCCTGCGGGATCGCGGCACTCGGCATCGATCACGAACGCTTCCTCCTCGCGCCCGAGGAGGGCGTGCCGGCCGAGCCGATGGCGCGGATCGCGTTCGAGAAGGCGGGCATCGCCAAACGCGGCGTTCCGCTGGTCAGCATTGCCCGCCCGCAGTTGGAGGCCGATACCATCGCCGCCGTGGCGCGCGAAAAAGGTGCGCCGCTGTTCGTGCAGGGCGAGGAATGGACCGCGTCCGAATTCGACGGCGGGCTCGGCTATGGCGACGCGACGCATGGCGACGGGGTCGATATCATGAACCTCGCCGCGCCTGCGCTGGCCGGCGCGCACCAGTTCCAGAACGCGGGCCTCGCGATCGCGATGCTGCGTCATCAGACCAAGATCCCGGTCGGCTTCGGGGCGTATTCGCTCGGTTTGCAGCAGGCGCGCTGGCCTGCACGGATGCAGCGGCTGTCGCCCGGCCCGCTGACGGGGCGGCGCGCGGTGTGGCTCGATGGCGGACACAACCCGCAGGCCGGTGCGATGGTCGGCGCGCATTTTGCGGGGCAGCGGCTCCACCTCATCATCGGGATGATCGAAGGCAAGGACCCGGCCTCGCTGATCGGCCCGCTCGCCGGCTCGCTTGCCAGCATCACCGCCGTCCCCGTGCCAGGACACGACTGGCACCCGGCCTCCGCCTTCGGCCCCGATGCGCGGGCCGCGCGCGATGTGCCGGCTGCGCTGGCGATGATCCCCGACGATGGCCTGCCGGTGCTGATCGCGGGCTCGCTCTACCTCGCGGGCGAAGTGCTGCGGCTGAACGGCGAACTGCCCGACTGAACGCGTCTGCCGCGCTGTAGGAGACACATGAGACAGTGTCCTGAAGCGAAAAACCCGGCCCCTGCACCGCCACCGTTGCAGCGATAGCAAAAAGGTGCGCGGGGATCATCATCCGCACAAGGTTGCCGCCAGAAACCGGGGTAGGAAAGCCGCTTCAGATCGCAGGCTCGGGCGGCGGCGCGTTTTCCGCGCGGCCCGAGCGGGCCTGCCGCACCCACTCGACCACGCACAGCACCACCGCAAATCCTCCGATGCCCGTGGTCAGCAGAAACACGTCGTAATAGCCGCGCTCCTCGATCATCTGGCCCAAGGCCGGGCGGCCCAGCGTGCCCACCAGCATCGTCAGCGAGGACAGAAGCGCATATTGCACCGCGCTGTATCCCTTGGCGACCACGCTGGAGAGGTAGGCGACGAAGGCTGCCCCCGCGATGCCGACCGCGATGTTTTCCGCGGCGATGGCGAGCATCAGGCGGCCCATCCGCTCCTCCGCGCCAAAGCCTGCGATCAGCGTGGTGAAACCGATCGCATCGCTGACCGCCTGCATCTGCGCGCCGCCCAGTGCTAGATCGGCATAGAGCAGGTTGGTCAGTGCCGCGATCACCGCGCCCAGTGTCAACGTGGTCATCCGGCCGATCACGGTCAGCAATGTGCCGCCCAGCGCAAGGCCGACAATCAACGCGCCCACACCGAAGAACTTCGACGCGATCGCGACCTCGTCCTTGGTGTATTGCAACTCGCCCAGATAGAACGGGTAGGCAAAGCTGCCCCAGATCGCGTCGGTGATCCGGTAGGTCAGCACCAGCGCGATCACCAGCACCGCGGCCCATTTCAGCCGCCCGATGATCTCGGCCAGCGGCAGGATCAGCGCGCGGTAACCGTGGTCGAGCGCGGTGCCCCAGCCGCTGCTCGCGGGCGCATCGGCGGCAAGCACGTGGCGGCCCCGCTTGCGCATCGCTTCGAGCCATCCCGCGATCAGCCCGGGGATTACCACGGTCGCGATCACGATCAGCGGCCCCATCTGGCTGACGAATTCGGTCGAATCCGGCCGCGTCTCGGGCGTTGCGGTCAGCGAGGCGATCATGAAGTCGAGCACGATGAACAGCGCCCAGCCCCATAGCAGCGCAACCGCGCCCAGCGCATAGGCCCGCA is drawn from Erythrobacter neustonensis and contains these coding sequences:
- a CDS encoding phosphoribosylanthranilate isomerase; amino-acid sequence: MPTLVKICGISTSETLAAAIRSGASHVGFVHFAKSPRHLALGAIAMLRRQVPDHVKAVLLLVNPDAPLLDEAVRIVAPDVVQFHGGESPETLVRFRAETGIEAWRAMAVKDAPSLAEVAAFRGAADRVLLDAPASALPGGNGTRFDWSLLAGWQAPLAWGLAGGLTPANVAEAIRLTGAPLVDTSSGVERSPGIKDVDKIAAFCKATRI
- a CDS encoding AmpG family muropeptide MFS transporter; amino-acid sequence: MAEAATTKPTRLSRWIALMAALRHHKTAYVLLFGFASGLPYALLLGTLYAWLSDAEVDVETMGVFSLIGLAYAFKFLWSPALDRVDIPGLRRLGKRKQWIVTAQLLLGAILVILSLLDPLSSLGVFSLLAGIGAFASATQDVVIDAWRVDVADEVATIDILSTVFQMGYRVAALVGGALALFMAERIGWPSVFASMGGILLFVGFLGLFAPDAERSLAAMESERANLGTLRQAGQIVPRVRAYALGAVALLWGWALFIVLDFMIASLTATPETRPDSTEFVSQMGPLIVIATVVIPGLIAGWLEAMRKRGRHVLAADAPASSGWGTALDHGYRALILPLAEIIGRLKWAAVLVIALVLTYRITDAIWGSFAYPFYLGELQYTKDEVAIASKFFGVGALIVGLALGGTLLTVIGRMTTLTLGAVIAALTNLLYADLALGGAQMQAVSDAIGFTTLIAGFGAEERMGRLMLAIAAENIAVGIAGAAFVAYLSSVVAKGYSAVQYALLSSLTMLVGTLGRPALGQMIEERGYYDVFLLTTGIGGFAVVLCVVEWVRQARSGRAENAPPPEPAI
- the accD gene encoding acetyl-CoA carboxylase, carboxyltransferase subunit beta, encoding MNWFNRVRNSLGFSPDKKTTEKDLWIKCPSCQEMLFVADYEANLSVCPKCEHHGRIGADARLALLLDAGFEVLPLPRVTEDPLQFKDTKKYTDRLKAARAANPHHDAFVVGSGHIDAKPAVVGVQDFSFMGGSMGMAVGQAFCNGAQKALDRGCAYVVVTAAGGARMQEGILSLMQMPRATVMTRRLKAAGLPYIVVLTDPTTGGVTASYAMLGDIHIAEPGALIGFAGQRVIQDTIREQLPEGFQRAEYLHKHGMVDMVVNRHDLKATLGQVLDFLSPVKAA
- the trpB gene encoding tryptophan synthase subunit beta, coding for MNTPLNSFRNQPDDRGHFGQFGGRYVAETLMPLVLDLEREYRKAQADPAFQAEFDDLLEHYVGRPSPLYFAPRLTEELGGAQVWFKRDELNHTGAHKINNCIGQILLAIRMGKTRIIAETGAGQHGVATATVCARFGLPCVIYMGAEDVKRQSPNVFRMKLLGAEVVPVTSGGATLKDAMNEGLRDWVANVHDTFYIIGTAAGPHPYPELVRDFQSVIGKEARAQLLERTGRLPDLLVAAIGGGSNALGLFHPFLDDPSVKMLGVEAAGHGLDGNEHAASLLGGVPGVLHGNRTYLLQDEDGQITEGHSISAGLDYPGIGPEHAWLKESGRVDYTAVTDEEALDAFQLLCATEGIIPALEPSHAIAAVKKVAPTMPKDSIILANLCGRGDKDIFTVAERLGVEL
- the trpA gene encoding tryptophan synthase subunit alpha — encoded protein: MTRLSTTFAAPRPALVCFITAGDGDTAANLDALVEAGADVIELGMPFTDPMADGPAIQSANLRSLGAGTTTADVLHYATEFRVRHPNVPLVLMGYANPMVRRGPEWFAEAAAAAGVDGVICVDIPPEEDDALGPALRAKGIAPIRLATPTTDAARLPHVLAGSQGFLYYVSVAGITGKQQAQIASIEANVARIKQATDIPVAVGFGVRTPEQAADIARVADGVVVGSALVEICAEYGANAPAKLKELTAALAHAVHTARQD
- a CDS encoding GNAT family N-acetyltransferase — translated: MIRIAAATLADAPALKDLLETAYRGDSARAGWNHEADILDDERIGADELAALLCDPAVTILTAREGENLIGCVAVTRKHAGLAYLGMLCVRPTLQSSGIGRKLLDAAEDLAQREAIAAMEMTVIDGRDALIAWYERRGYARTGETRPFPVLRDPPITFVVLEKPLVRA
- a CDS encoding bifunctional folylpolyglutamate synthase/dihydrofolate synthase, translated to MRDFGRSDDARVQAQLDRLAALSLPQGRLGLETIAALMERLGNPHHRLPPVFHVAGTNGKGSTCAFLRAMLEAQGYRVHVTTSPHLVRYNERIRLAGELIDDALLAEVLAEVLDAGEDLAPSFFEVTIAAAFVAFARVPADACVVEVGLGGRFDATNVLEPEALAACGIAALGIDHERFLLAPEEGVPAEPMARIAFEKAGIAKRGVPLVSIARPQLEADTIAAVAREKGAPLFVQGEEWTASEFDGGLGYGDATHGDGVDIMNLAAPALAGAHQFQNAGLAIAMLRHQTKIPVGFGAYSLGLQQARWPARMQRLSPGPLTGRRAVWLDGGHNPQAGAMVGAHFAGQRLHLIIGMIEGKDPASLIGPLAGSLASITAVPVPGHDWHPASAFGPDARAARDVPAALAMIPDDGLPVLIAGSLYLAGEVLRLNGELPD